One stretch of Saccharopolyspora erythraea DNA includes these proteins:
- a CDS encoding glycosyltransferase: protein MRVHAHDYRSLDVSGILDGAILMHRQIAHLLTRRQNVFLHDLTRGAEQVRGLRDGDVVYAGSGPYAYLYHRWRERNGVDFRIVREVHTALWSGYWLQEELCAPLVRPGDIALFPTEYTRLMYRRWFPSTDVGGSAVAYPVLDRLPRLPARGTSSGPLRIGYLGALSLAKNFDQVLDVFSRVHRETGGAANLVVAGKPNAPQWEDAAVLDRLARSGVDSSAVRMAGMLRPDELSSFFTQVDVLMFPSTASRETLGRVVLEALAHGVAVLAADVGPAVELLPERNLLPSTLDTESEFVMSEVGPLGRIDGDAAVATLVERDFEPAGLLRIEPYADRTFWQAMTGRHTTPQIPADDRITRALRVAPRTGADLGVALEESAAVFAEYFGGDSDALLDRVAKAEAETGRELPALREIAGSSKRNLADYRALPRLLDGLVLPPLSYRLSRTDEHGK, encoded by the coding sequence GTGCGGGTGCACGCGCATGACTACCGGTCGCTGGACGTCTCGGGCATCCTCGACGGCGCGATCCTCATGCACCGCCAGATCGCGCACCTGCTCACCCGGCGCCAGAACGTCTTCCTGCACGACCTGACCCGCGGTGCCGAGCAGGTCAGGGGACTCCGCGACGGTGACGTGGTCTACGCGGGCTCGGGTCCCTACGCGTACCTCTACCACCGGTGGCGCGAGCGCAACGGCGTGGACTTCCGCATCGTGCGAGAGGTGCACACCGCGCTGTGGTCGGGGTACTGGCTCCAGGAGGAGCTGTGCGCACCCCTGGTTCGTCCGGGCGACATCGCGCTCTTCCCGACCGAGTACACCCGGCTGATGTACCGGCGCTGGTTCCCGTCGACCGACGTCGGCGGCTCGGCCGTCGCCTACCCGGTGCTGGACCGGCTGCCGCGGCTGCCCGCGCGCGGCACCTCCTCGGGGCCACTGCGGATCGGATACCTGGGCGCGTTGTCCCTGGCGAAGAACTTCGACCAGGTGCTCGACGTGTTCTCCCGGGTGCACCGCGAAACCGGCGGCGCGGCGAACCTCGTGGTCGCGGGCAAGCCGAACGCCCCGCAGTGGGAGGACGCGGCGGTCCTGGACCGGCTCGCGCGGTCCGGTGTGGACTCCTCGGCGGTGCGGATGGCCGGCATGCTGCGACCCGACGAGCTCTCGTCGTTCTTCACGCAGGTCGACGTGCTGATGTTTCCCAGCACGGCATCCCGGGAGACGCTGGGCAGGGTGGTGCTGGAAGCCCTCGCGCACGGCGTCGCGGTGCTGGCCGCCGACGTCGGTCCCGCGGTGGAGCTCCTGCCGGAGCGCAACCTCCTGCCGTCCACCTTGGACACCGAGTCGGAGTTCGTGATGAGCGAGGTCGGGCCGCTCGGACGCATCGACGGGGACGCGGCCGTAGCCACACTGGTGGAGCGCGACTTCGAACCCGCGGGGCTGTTGCGCATCGAGCCCTACGCCGACCGCACCTTCTGGCAGGCGATGACGGGCCGCCACACCACGCCCCAGATCCCCGCCGACGACCGGATCACCCGGGCGCTGCGGGTCGCTCCCCGCACCGGTGCCGACCTCGGCGTGGCGCTGGAGGAGTCGGCCGCCGTGTTCGCGGAGTACTTCGGCGGCGACTCCGACGCGCTGCTCGACCGGGTGGCCAAGGCCGAGGCCGAGACCGGGCGGGAACTGCCCGCCCTGCGCGAGATCGCGGGCAGCTCGAAGCGCAACCTCGCCGACTACAGGGCGCTGCCGCGGCTGCTCGACGGACTGGTGCTGCCGCCGCTGAGCTACCGGCTCAGCCGAACCGACGAACACGGGAAGTGA
- a CDS encoding SDR family oxidoreductase produces MAQHDYHDDVCLVIGGARGIGASVVEEFARRGAQVVVADTDRLPSRYNHYRSAEVTGFAEAQALAARLTAEGLRVRAAQVDATDEAAVKRLYDGIAADPGRLDTVVNAFGVTHVCTVDEMELDEFRYVVSGNLDGVFLSCKHALPLLRESSGSIVNFSSVSGRTGFGKVAHYCAGKFGVVGFTAALALEEAKHGVRANAVCPGIVRSNMWEYLISEFTRPGETAEECWERMRSMIPQKEFQTGEDIAEAVAYLASARAVTGQALGVNGGMTNP; encoded by the coding sequence ATGGCACAGCACGACTACCACGACGACGTGTGCCTGGTGATCGGTGGAGCGCGGGGGATCGGCGCGTCGGTGGTGGAGGAGTTCGCCCGGCGCGGCGCGCAGGTCGTCGTCGCCGACACCGACCGGCTGCCGTCCCGCTACAACCACTACCGCTCGGCCGAGGTGACCGGCTTCGCCGAGGCGCAGGCACTGGCCGCCCGGCTCACCGCCGAGGGCCTGCGGGTGCGGGCCGCGCAGGTCGACGCGACCGACGAGGCGGCGGTCAAGCGGCTCTACGACGGCATCGCCGCCGACCCCGGCAGGCTGGACACCGTGGTCAACGCCTTCGGCGTGACCCACGTGTGCACTGTGGACGAGATGGAGCTGGACGAGTTCCGCTACGTCGTGTCCGGCAACCTCGACGGCGTCTTCCTGTCGTGCAAGCACGCGCTACCGCTGCTGAGGGAGAGCTCCGGGTCGATCGTGAACTTCTCCTCGGTGTCCGGGCGCACCGGATTCGGCAAGGTCGCGCACTACTGCGCGGGCAAGTTCGGCGTCGTCGGGTTCACCGCGGCGCTCGCGCTGGAGGAGGCCAAGCACGGGGTGCGGGCGAACGCGGTCTGCCCCGGCATCGTGCGGTCGAACATGTGGGAGTACCTGATCTCGGAGTTCACCCGCCCCGGCGAGACAGCGGAGGAGTGCTGGGAGCGGATGCGGTCGATGATCCCGCAGAAGGAGTTCCAGACCGGCGAGGACATCGCCGAGGCCGTGGCCTACCTGGCCTCGGCGCGCGCGGTGACCGGCCAGGCGCTGGGCGTGAACGGCGGGATGACGAACCCGTGA
- a CDS encoding sugar O-acetyltransferase: MLTREHLASLLPPGEFYRADAEELEPYRQRCIELLDEANATRTDDHDTRAPVLKDLFGTCGVRPWVFPRFQCDFGLNIELGDRALVNFDVIMLDSAPIRIGDDAFIGPRCQFYTSDHPFDPALRRDMWEIARPITVGDSVWFGGGAIVLPGVTIGDEAVIGAGSVVTRDVPAGVLAAGNPARVLRPIRKEDRGAAEK, from the coding sequence TTGCTGACCCGAGAGCACCTGGCCTCACTGCTCCCGCCCGGCGAGTTCTACCGCGCCGACGCCGAGGAGCTGGAACCCTACCGGCAGCGCTGCATCGAGCTGCTGGACGAGGCGAACGCGACGCGCACCGACGACCACGACACCCGCGCCCCGGTGCTGAAGGACCTGTTCGGCACGTGCGGGGTGCGCCCCTGGGTGTTCCCGAGGTTCCAGTGCGACTTCGGGCTCAACATCGAGCTCGGCGACCGGGCGCTGGTGAACTTCGACGTCATCATGCTCGACAGCGCGCCGATCCGGATCGGCGACGACGCCTTCATCGGTCCGCGCTGCCAGTTCTACACCTCCGACCACCCCTTCGACCCGGCGTTGCGCCGCGACATGTGGGAGATCGCCCGCCCGATCACCGTCGGCGACTCGGTGTGGTTCGGCGGCGGCGCGATCGTGCTGCCCGGCGTGACCATCGGCGACGAAGCGGTGATCGGCGCGGGCTCGGTCGTCACGCGCGACGTGCCCGCCGGGGTCCTCGCGGCGGGCAACCCCGCGCGGGTGCTGCGCCCGATCCGGAAGGAGGACCGTGGCGCCGCCGAGAAGTGA
- a CDS encoding LuxR C-terminal-related transcriptional regulator yields the protein MSSGAVIAKSTTSPAAVPRKLGVYRDIYRSLFEQSGMCMANLDLEARVLEANESFCRQFGRTTHEMQDRSFCGLLHPSVRGVLKHQLKRLAEGQHPRFDAHMLAVGPKESVFAGELTGVAVRGDGRVETIMVLVKPEEEERPPRLAGAKQKLLSPVDARILEGVAAGESTVQLAAKLFLSRGGVEYHVTTLLRKLKVTNRPALVSKGYSLGILELSRWPPRVCPEYIR from the coding sequence ATGAGTTCCGGCGCGGTCATCGCCAAGTCCACGACATCCCCGGCGGCGGTCCCTCGAAAGCTCGGCGTGTATCGCGACATCTACCGTTCGCTGTTCGAGCAGTCGGGGATGTGCATGGCCAACCTCGATCTGGAAGCGCGCGTGCTGGAGGCCAACGAGTCGTTCTGCCGGCAGTTCGGCCGCACCACGCACGAGATGCAGGACCGGTCCTTCTGCGGTCTGCTGCACCCCAGCGTCCGGGGCGTGCTCAAGCACCAGCTCAAGCGGCTCGCGGAGGGCCAGCACCCGCGGTTCGACGCGCACATGCTGGCGGTCGGTCCGAAGGAGTCGGTCTTCGCGGGGGAGCTGACCGGCGTCGCGGTGCGCGGCGACGGTCGTGTCGAGACGATCATGGTGCTGGTGAAGCCCGAGGAGGAGGAACGCCCGCCTCGTCTCGCCGGCGCGAAGCAGAAGCTGCTCAGCCCGGTCGACGCCCGGATCCTGGAGGGTGTCGCGGCCGGCGAGTCGACCGTCCAGCTCGCGGCCAAGCTCTTCCTGTCGCGCGGGGGTGTGGAGTACCACGTGACCACGCTGCTGCGGAAGCTGAAGGTCACCAACCGGCCCGCGCTGGTGTCGAAGGGGTACTCCCTCGGCATCCTCGAGCTCAGCCGGTGGCCTCCGCGGGTGTGTCCGGAGTACATCCGCTGA
- a CDS encoding endonuclease/exonuclease/phosphatase family protein, whose protein sequence is MSEHSSRVVFWNLYEAALERRRGDERRWRAQCELVRALRPTVLMTTEGWHWSDAGSAAFHDAEDAFGMRGALFPAKTDCDMAIFWRPGVEPVRTDPLPFGQALWHGYGQAVLRLPGWDGPVRFVVAHLDPFSPTHRRIESDHLRALTDPRAEIPLVIGMDANTVPPGDPEPDWFRTPPHKRDHHRMPGETTCDREPVRRMLGSDEPLLVDAGAHRGDRSPTVGHTGSDAAARRIDLLLLSPRLIPTLTGYETVRHPLLDDTATPASDHRPVSVTLSPSPPQTREGTPC, encoded by the coding sequence GTGAGCGAGCACTCGTCCCGCGTGGTGTTCTGGAACCTCTACGAGGCAGCCCTGGAACGCCGGCGCGGCGACGAACGACGCTGGCGGGCGCAGTGCGAGCTGGTGCGCGCGCTGCGCCCCACCGTGCTGATGACCACCGAAGGCTGGCACTGGAGCGACGCCGGCAGCGCGGCCTTCCACGACGCCGAGGACGCCTTCGGCATGCGGGGAGCGCTGTTCCCCGCCAAGACCGACTGCGACATGGCGATCTTCTGGCGTCCCGGAGTGGAACCGGTGCGCACCGATCCGCTCCCGTTCGGGCAGGCCCTCTGGCACGGCTACGGACAAGCCGTGCTGCGGCTGCCGGGCTGGGACGGTCCAGTGCGGTTCGTCGTCGCGCACCTCGACCCCTTCAGCCCCACGCACCGCCGCATCGAGTCCGACCACCTGCGCGCGCTCACCGACCCGCGAGCGGAGATACCGCTGGTGATCGGTATGGACGCCAACACCGTGCCACCGGGCGACCCGGAACCCGACTGGTTTCGCACACCGCCGCACAAGCGCGACCACCACCGGATGCCCGGCGAGACGACCTGCGACCGGGAACCCGTGCGGCGCATGCTCGGCTCCGACGAGCCGTTGCTGGTGGACGCCGGGGCGCACCGCGGTGACCGCTCGCCCACCGTCGGCCACACCGGCTCGGACGCGGCGGCCCGGCGCATCGACCTGTTGCTGCTGTCGCCGCGGCTGATCCCCACGCTGACGGGCTACGAGACCGTCCGGCACCCGCTGCTCGACGACACCGCGACGCCGGCCTCCGACCATCGGCCGGTGTCGGTGACCCTCTCCCCCTCGCCCCCGCAGACACGGGAAGGAACACCTTGCTGA
- a CDS encoding alpha-amylase family glycosyl hydrolase has product MALKNAAARWLTDSVLYQVYTPSFADSDGDGIGDLAGITARLEHLAWLGVDAVWLTPCFASPFRDGGYDVRDHLRTAPRHGTDDDLTALVEAAGRLGIRVLLDLVAGHTSDTHAWFRAAADDPADHRYIWAAENGAGLPEGFTPSPGTRPGGYLPNFFPFQPALNFGYARPDPREPWRQPTDADGPVENRAALVSIMDRWLRLGVAGFRVDMAHSLVKDDPGHGATAELWRDVSGRLRRRHPGAVLLSEWGDPAVAIPAGFDVDLLDQFGGVTLGGPLRSLWHNRQGVDWDGWDPVDCYFAPEGGGSFEPFRSAWQAAAEATDGLGVIGLPTANHDFARLACGTRTADQLAAAFTFQLTWPTLPVVYYGDEIGMRYVPGLGDVEGSVLVPGYNRAGSRTPMQWDAGPNAGFSTAPADRLILPVDPDPRRPAVSEQRADENSLLALVRRLIGLRRSTPELGSHGSVEVLHSGYPLVYLRGGRYLVVVNPREEPATHPAPHLDTSSARLLEGSGIHLSAGGVSADGFGYGIHDLSR; this is encoded by the coding sequence ATGGCCTTGAAGAACGCGGCCGCCCGCTGGCTCACCGATTCGGTGCTCTACCAGGTCTACACGCCGAGCTTCGCCGACTCCGACGGCGACGGGATCGGCGACCTCGCCGGGATCACCGCACGCCTGGAGCACCTGGCCTGGCTCGGGGTGGACGCGGTGTGGCTCACGCCGTGCTTCGCCTCGCCGTTCCGGGACGGCGGCTACGACGTGCGGGACCACCTGCGCACCGCGCCGCGGCACGGGACCGACGACGACCTCACGGCTCTGGTCGAAGCCGCCGGACGGCTCGGCATCCGGGTGCTGCTCGACCTCGTCGCCGGCCACACCTCCGACACCCACGCCTGGTTCCGCGCCGCCGCCGACGATCCCGCCGACCACCGCTACATCTGGGCCGCGGAGAACGGGGCCGGGCTGCCCGAGGGCTTCACGCCCTCACCCGGCACGCGCCCCGGGGGCTACCTGCCGAACTTCTTCCCGTTCCAGCCCGCACTGAACTTCGGCTACGCGCGCCCGGACCCCCGCGAGCCGTGGCGGCAGCCGACCGATGCCGACGGGCCGGTGGAAAACCGTGCTGCGCTGGTCTCGATCATGGACCGCTGGCTGCGGCTGGGTGTCGCCGGCTTCCGGGTGGACATGGCGCATTCGCTGGTCAAGGACGACCCGGGCCACGGCGCGACGGCCGAGCTGTGGCGCGACGTCAGCGGCAGGCTGCGACGCCGGCATCCCGGTGCCGTGCTGCTGTCGGAGTGGGGAGATCCCGCGGTCGCGATCCCCGCGGGCTTCGACGTCGACCTGCTCGACCAGTTCGGCGGGGTCACCCTCGGCGGTCCGCTGAGGTCGCTGTGGCACAACCGGCAGGGCGTCGACTGGGACGGCTGGGACCCGGTGGACTGCTACTTCGCGCCGGAGGGCGGTGGTTCCTTCGAGCCGTTCCGCTCCGCGTGGCAGGCCGCCGCCGAGGCCACCGACGGGCTCGGCGTGATCGGGCTGCCCACCGCCAACCACGACTTCGCCCGCCTGGCCTGCGGGACGCGGACCGCGGACCAGCTCGCCGCGGCGTTCACCTTCCAGTTGACCTGGCCCACCCTGCCGGTCGTCTACTACGGCGACGAGATCGGGATGCGCTACGTGCCCGGTCTCGGCGACGTGGAAGGCAGTGTGCTCGTACCCGGCTACAACCGGGCCGGATCGCGCACCCCGATGCAGTGGGACGCCGGACCGAACGCGGGCTTCTCCACCGCACCCGCCGATCGGCTCATCCTGCCGGTCGACCCCGACCCGCGCCGCCCGGCGGTCTCCGAGCAGCGCGCCGACGAGAACTCGCTGCTGGCGCTGGTGCGCAGGCTGATCGGACTCCGGCGCTCGACTCCGGAACTCGGCTCCCACGGGTCCGTGGAGGTGCTGCACTCCGGTTATCCGCTGGTGTACCTCAGAGGCGGCCGATACCTGGTGGTCGTCAACCCCCGGGAGGAGCCTGCCACACATCCGGCACCGCACCTGGACACGTCGTCGGCGCGGTTGCTGGAGGGCTCCGGCATCCACCTGTCGGCAGGCGGGGTCAGCGCGGACGGCTTCGGATACGGAATCCACGACCTGTCCCGGTAG
- a CDS encoding DUF1349 domain-containing protein produces the protein MSEATSAPVGTPVGFGSDWRQVGDPEAFTSSDGAMRVTAPAGADLFSMPGSYEGSGAPMLRRTIRGDFTAWSRVSVSGEKFADAGGLSLHAADGWFKLCLERTRGGGWAVVTVLSRPHSDEAMGPALPGPDAELLLTRQGTRYAAFVRVADGLGWRFARTFTGFDDAEPELGLFAQAPFSPSCTAIFSPLSLGTKALRDSR, from the coding sequence GTGAGCGAGGCGACATCGGCACCGGTCGGCACCCCGGTCGGTTTCGGCAGCGACTGGCGGCAGGTGGGCGACCCGGAGGCGTTCACCAGCTCCGACGGCGCGATGCGGGTCACCGCCCCGGCCGGGGCGGACCTGTTCTCCATGCCGGGCAGCTACGAGGGTTCCGGCGCGCCGATGCTGCGGCGCACGATCCGGGGCGACTTCACCGCGTGGTCGCGGGTGTCGGTCAGCGGCGAGAAGTTCGCCGACGCCGGCGGGCTGAGCCTGCACGCCGCCGACGGGTGGTTCAAGCTCTGCCTGGAGCGCACCCGCGGCGGCGGCTGGGCGGTGGTGACCGTGCTGTCGCGGCCGCACTCCGACGAGGCGATGGGCCCGGCACTGCCCGGCCCCGATGCCGAGCTGCTGCTGACCCGGCAGGGCACCCGGTACGCGGCGTTCGTCCGCGTGGCCGACGGTCTCGGGTGGCGCTTCGCGCGCACCTTCACCGGGTTCGACGACGCGGAGCCGGAGCTGGGGCTGTTCGCCCAGGCGCCGTTCTCCCCGTCGTGCACCGCCATCTTCTCCCCGCTGTCCCTCGGAACGAAGGCATTGCGTGACTCCCGTTGA
- a CDS encoding MFS transporter — translation MTPVDLPAPKRAQTVAAMVLSLPLGVVTGAVGAALPLLREDYGLSPTGGAELVVLYNAGAFAALVALGGSWTRRALPAVLTALVVVFAFCCAGMAFAGAVAGPGVGWPLMLALATGAGFGYGGLVLQLNSFVGESFGHRQVLMLNLLHASFGAGAVAGPLFMGALGGVSAVLAAAGGLAALCLPVRRIALPQPAAETLAPRSSPVALLAMFAGISLLYAGLESAIAASASTHLAAVGYPAADATALVGLFWAGLTAGRLVVPAVARGWSSHRLVLTGVLSGTAALISTVLPTWAPVGYALAGLGFSVVFPAVLAWAFTALGDGQRVASLLLVANLAGSAALPAAVAAASGSAPATIPAALTGLAVLCGIAILLPLRCTRTKTDPNPKHWNGKPHERTTPLPAAGDRPDVGAVEDQAAGERA, via the coding sequence GTGACTCCCGTTGACCTGCCCGCCCCGAAGCGGGCGCAGACCGTCGCGGCAATGGTGCTGTCGCTGCCCCTCGGCGTCGTCACCGGGGCGGTCGGCGCCGCCCTGCCGCTGCTGCGCGAGGACTACGGCCTCAGCCCGACCGGCGGTGCCGAACTCGTCGTGCTCTACAACGCGGGTGCCTTCGCCGCGTTGGTCGCCCTCGGCGGCTCGTGGACGCGGCGTGCCCTGCCGGCCGTGCTCACCGCGCTGGTGGTCGTTTTCGCCTTCTGCTGCGCGGGAATGGCCTTCGCCGGAGCGGTGGCCGGGCCCGGCGTCGGCTGGCCGTTGATGTTGGCGCTGGCCACCGGCGCGGGCTTCGGCTACGGAGGACTGGTCCTGCAGCTCAACTCCTTCGTCGGTGAGTCGTTCGGCCACCGCCAGGTGCTGATGCTGAACCTGCTGCACGCAAGCTTCGGCGCGGGTGCGGTGGCCGGTCCGCTGTTCATGGGCGCGCTCGGCGGGGTGTCGGCGGTGCTCGCGGCCGCCGGGGGGCTGGCGGCGCTGTGCCTGCCCGTGCGGCGCATCGCACTGCCCCAGCCCGCGGCGGAGACGCTGGCGCCACGCAGCTCGCCGGTGGCCCTGCTGGCGATGTTCGCGGGGATCTCCCTGCTGTACGCGGGTTTGGAAAGCGCCATCGCGGCCTCGGCCTCGACGCACCTGGCCGCGGTGGGATACCCGGCAGCCGACGCCACGGCCCTGGTCGGGCTGTTCTGGGCCGGGCTCACCGCCGGCCGGCTGGTCGTGCCCGCGGTGGCCCGGGGCTGGAGCAGCCACCGGCTGGTCCTGACCGGTGTCCTGTCCGGGACCGCCGCGCTGATCTCCACCGTGCTACCCACCTGGGCACCGGTCGGCTACGCCCTGGCCGGGCTCGGTTTCTCGGTGGTGTTCCCCGCCGTGCTTGCGTGGGCGTTCACCGCGCTCGGCGACGGGCAGCGGGTCGCCTCGCTCCTGCTCGTCGCCAACCTGGCAGGCAGCGCCGCCCTGCCCGCCGCGGTCGCCGCGGCGAGCGGCTCGGCACCGGCGACCATCCCGGCGGCACTGACCGGGCTGGCAGTGCTGTGCGGCATCGCGATCCTGCTGCCGTTGCGCTGCACCCGCACCAAGACCGACCCGAACCCCAAGCACTGGAACGGAAAACCGCATGAACGCACCACGCCCCTCCCCGCAGCCGGTGACCGACCTGATGTGGGCGCAGTGGAAGACCAAGCTGCTGGTGAGCGCGCTTGA
- a CDS encoding HAD family hydrolase yields MTVLFDLDGTLIDSVRGDFLACSALFAEHGGELPAQRWAEEVCGRPDGYAELLAELPGAVDDRFARLRELWAEHMNPGVVVLLPAVLELLAALESAGVAMALVSASDREWVRRWLVHYDLARFFRATVSGDEVANRKPAPDLYLEAVRRSGADPGRCLAVEDSVTGVLAARAAGIAVAAVPTELTRGLDYSAADHVLDRIDGVGALLGLPA; encoded by the coding sequence GTGACCGTGCTGTTCGACCTGGACGGCACCCTGATCGACTCGGTGCGGGGCGACTTCCTGGCGTGCTCGGCGCTGTTCGCCGAGCACGGCGGCGAGCTGCCCGCCCAGCGGTGGGCCGAGGAGGTCTGCGGCCGTCCGGACGGCTACGCGGAGCTGCTCGCCGAGCTGCCCGGAGCGGTCGACGACCGCTTCGCCCGGTTGCGGGAGCTGTGGGCGGAGCACATGAACCCCGGCGTCGTGGTCCTGCTGCCCGCGGTGCTGGAGCTGCTGGCGGCGCTGGAGTCGGCCGGGGTCGCGATGGCACTGGTCTCGGCATCGGACCGGGAGTGGGTGCGGCGCTGGCTCGTGCACTACGACCTGGCGCGGTTCTTCCGCGCCACGGTCTCCGGCGACGAGGTGGCCAACCGCAAGCCCGCTCCCGACCTGTACCTGGAGGCCGTGCGCAGGAGCGGGGCCGATCCGGGCCGCTGCCTGGCCGTCGAGGACTCGGTGACCGGTGTCCTCGCCGCCCGCGCGGCCGGAATCGCCGTCGCGGCCGTGCCCACCGAGCTGACCCGCGGCCTGGACTACTCGGCCGCCGACCACGTGCTCGACCGCATCGACGGGGTCGGCGCGCTGCTCGGCCTGCCCGCCTGA
- a CDS encoding methyltransferase: MNAPRPSPQPVTDLMWAQWKTKLLVSALETGVFTALAGGSLPEEALRERAGVHPRTSRDFFDALVALGLLRRDGTGYANTAESAEYLRSDRPATYLGDSVLQQCAGLADDLTGVLRTGVSSLDVNTGTEFYDTTYASPESVRAFQRDMTVLSIGSALAMAEKFPWQDYKTVADIGCAEGALPGHLLRRHPHLHAIGFDLPVAEHGFLEYTGRLGVGDRVSFAGGDFFADPMPSADVLVLGHILHNWDERRKLELLSSAHAALPEGGAVIVYETLIDDGRSENAVGLILSLIMHMEVPGGYDYTGADCQEWLRRTGFRGTYVEHLDGPESMVVGFK, encoded by the coding sequence ATGAACGCACCACGCCCCTCCCCGCAGCCGGTGACCGACCTGATGTGGGCGCAGTGGAAGACCAAGCTGCTGGTGAGCGCGCTTGAGACGGGCGTGTTCACCGCCCTCGCCGGTGGCTCGCTGCCGGAGGAGGCGCTGCGGGAGCGCGCCGGTGTGCATCCACGCACATCGCGCGACTTCTTCGACGCGCTCGTCGCGCTCGGACTGCTGCGCCGCGACGGCACCGGTTACGCGAACACGGCCGAATCCGCCGAGTACCTCCGCTCCGACCGGCCCGCCACCTACCTCGGCGACAGCGTCCTCCAGCAGTGCGCCGGGCTCGCCGACGACCTGACCGGGGTGCTGCGCACCGGCGTGTCGAGCCTCGACGTCAACACCGGCACCGAGTTCTACGACACCACCTACGCCTCCCCGGAGTCGGTGCGCGCGTTCCAGCGGGACATGACGGTGCTGAGCATCGGTTCGGCACTGGCGATGGCCGAAAAGTTCCCGTGGCAGGACTACAAGACGGTGGCCGACATCGGGTGCGCGGAGGGCGCGCTGCCAGGCCACCTGCTGCGCAGGCACCCGCACCTGCACGCGATCGGATTCGACCTCCCGGTCGCCGAGCACGGCTTCCTGGAGTACACCGGCAGGCTCGGTGTCGGCGACCGGGTGAGCTTTGCGGGCGGGGACTTCTTCGCCGACCCGATGCCCTCGGCGGACGTCCTCGTGCTCGGCCACATCCTGCACAACTGGGACGAGCGGCGGAAGCTGGAGCTGCTGAGCTCGGCGCACGCCGCGCTGCCCGAGGGCGGCGCGGTCATCGTCTACGAGACGTTGATCGACGACGGGCGCAGCGAGAACGCCGTCGGTCTGATCCTGAGCCTGATCATGCACATGGAGGTGCCCGGCGGCTACGACTACACGGGTGCGGACTGCCAGGAGTGGCTGCGGCGCACCGGTTTCCGGGGCACCTACGTCGAGCACCTGGACGGCCCCGAGTCGATGGTCGTGGGCTTCAAGTGA